Proteins encoded by one window of Vigna radiata var. radiata cultivar VC1973A chromosome 5, Vradiata_ver6, whole genome shotgun sequence:
- the LOC106760430 gene encoding peroxidase 46-like: protein MEKRTRTLSVAISSLFMFSFVCFVKGSLSFNFYAASCPSAELIIRDTVSSFSSTDPSIPGKLLRLVFHDCFVEGCDASLMLQGNNTEQSDPGNRSVGGFSVIDSAKRVLEKFCPGTVSCADIIAMAARDAVEIAGGPRIMIPTGRRDGMVSLASNVRPNIVDTSFSMDEMVQLFASKGLSLLDLVVLSGAHTIGTAHCSSFRDRFEEDSRGKLMLADKTLDSDYAKVLMEECPSGVQPSVKVNNDPQTSLVFDNMYYQNLLAHKGLFQSDSVLISNDSTRILVEDFANDQDLFFQNWAQSFLKLTSVGVKSGDVGEIRISCASTNA, encoded by the exons ATggagaaaagaacaagaactcTTTCCGTGGCcatctcttctctttttatgttttctttcgtTTGCTTTGTTAAGGGTAGCCTCTCTTTCAACTTCTACGCAGCTTCATGCCCATCAGCTGAGTTAATCATAAGAGACACAGTTAGCTCATTCTCTTCTACTGATCCTTCTATTCCTGGAAAGCTCCTTCGCTTGGTTTTCCATGATTGCTTTGTGGAG GGATGTGATGCCTCTTTGATGCTGCAAGGGAACAATACAGAACAAAGTGATCCAGGAAATAGATCTGTTGGAGGATTTTCGGTGATAGATTCAGCAAAAAGGGTCCTTGAGAAATTCTGCCCTGGAACAGTTTCTTGTGCGGACATAATAGCTATGGCTGCTAGAGATGCTGTCGAAATA GCTGGTGGACCTAGAATTATGATTCCTACAGGTAGGAGAGATGGGATGGTTTCACTTGCTTCAAATGTCAGACCCAACATTGTGGATACCAGTTTTTCAATGGATGAGATGGTTCAACTCTTTGCCAGTAAAGGATTATCCTTACTTGATCTTGTAGTCCTTTCAG GAGCTCATACCATAGGCACAGCACATTGCAGCTCATTCAGGGATCGTTTTGAAGAAGATTCAAGGGGAAAGCTTATGCTGGCTGACAAAACCCTTGACAGTGACTATGCTAAAGTGCTGATGGAAGAATGTCCATCTGGTGTACAACCATCTGTAAAGGTGAACAATGATCCTCAAACATCTTTGGTCTTTGACAACATGTACTACCAAAACCTTCTGGCTCACAAGGGCCTCTTCCAATCAGATTCTGTTCTCATAAGCAATGATAGCACAAGGATATTAGTGGAGGATTTTGCAAATGATCAAGaccttttctttcaaaattggGCTCAGTCCTTCTTGAAGCTCACTAGTGTTGGAGTCAAATCTGGTGATGTGGGTGAAATTAGAATATCTTGTGCATCAACTAATGCATAA